In Burkholderiales bacterium, the following are encoded in one genomic region:
- a CDS encoding uroporphyrinogen-III synthase: protein MIDVRSKSAPSKSALAGRNIVVTRPAGQAHRLADLIRAAGGCAVLFPALEIRDVADTQPLERLVARLEEFDLAIFVSANAVNRAMSLIAVRRALPAKLKFATVGAGSLRELQRFGVKEAICPASRFDSEALLELPQLRDVNGKRVVIFRGQGGRVLLADTLTERGAKVEYAECYRRVKPAADAATWLELWQKHAPDAVTVTSSEGLRNLFEMAGQKGQNMLIKSNLFVPHPRIAKVARALGLDNVIVTAAGDEGLVQGLIEWFDAEAQ from the coding sequence ATGATTGATGTCCGCTCTAAATCGGCGCCGTCTAAATCCGCGTTGGCGGGACGCAATATCGTGGTGACGCGGCCGGCGGGGCAGGCACATCGGCTTGCGGATTTAATCCGCGCCGCCGGCGGTTGCGCTGTCCTGTTTCCGGCGCTGGAAATCCGGGACGTGGCCGACACACAACCGTTGGAGCGGCTCGTCGCGCGGCTCGAGGAATTTGACCTCGCTATTTTCGTGAGCGCCAACGCGGTGAACAGGGCGATGAGCTTGATTGCCGTGCGGCGTGCACTGCCGGCAAAGCTCAAATTCGCAACCGTCGGCGCAGGCAGCCTGAGGGAATTGCAGCGCTTTGGCGTGAAAGAAGCGATTTGCCCCGCGTCGCGTTTTGACAGCGAAGCTCTTCTCGAACTTCCGCAATTGCGTGACGTGAACGGAAAGCGCGTGGTGATTTTTCGCGGGCAGGGCGGACGCGTGCTTCTCGCGGACACGCTCACTGAGCGCGGCGCTAAAGTCGAATACGCGGAATGCTATCGGCGTGTCAAGCCTGCGGCGGATGCGGCGACATGGTTGGAGTTGTGGCAAAAGCATGCGCCGGATGCGGTCACCGTGACGAGCAGCGAAGGTTTGCGCAATCTTTTCGAGATGGCCGGGCAGAAAGGACAGAATATGCTGATAAAATCAAACCTCTTCGTGCCGCATCCGCGCATTGCCAAAGTGGCGCGTGCGCTGGGGCTGGATAATGTCATCGTAACGGCTGCAGGTGACGAAGGTTTGGTGCAAGGCTTGATCGAGTGGTTTGACGCCGAAGCGCAATAA
- the hemC gene encoding hydroxymethylbilane synthase → MSLTRAPENILSPSPSTTVPAKIVIASRESALALWQARFIHTRLSALYPKLEIRILGMTTQGDTLLDAPLAKIGGKGLFVKELEQALQEGRADIAVHSMKDLPMRLPSGFTLAAITEREDPRDAFVSNRYKSPAELPAGSVVGTSSLRRESQLRACFPHLEVNSLRGNVGTRLKKLDEERYAAIILAAAGLKRLGLESRITALLSPEQSLPAPGQGALGIECLASRRDLLELLRPLNHQQTALCVSAERAMSRALSGSCQVPLGGYAEIQNDEIWLRGFVATPDGRRLIRAEKRGKCGQPEALGESLAQELKAKGAAQILAELESA, encoded by the coding sequence TTGAGCCTCACCCGTGCGCCAGAAAACATTTTGAGCCCATCTCCCTCAACCACCGTTCCTGCCAAAATTGTCATCGCCTCGCGTGAAAGCGCGCTTGCGCTGTGGCAGGCGCGTTTCATTCATACCCGACTCAGCGCGCTCTACCCAAAACTCGAGATCAGGATTCTCGGCATGACCACGCAAGGCGATACGCTGCTGGACGCGCCACTCGCCAAAATCGGCGGCAAGGGTTTGTTCGTGAAGGAACTGGAGCAGGCTTTGCAGGAAGGACGCGCGGACATTGCGGTGCATTCAATGAAAGACCTGCCGATGCGTCTGCCTTCAGGTTTTACTCTGGCGGCCATCACCGAGCGCGAGGATCCGCGCGATGCGTTCGTGTCGAACCGTTACAAATCGCCTGCCGAATTGCCTGCGGGCAGCGTGGTCGGCACCTCCAGCCTGCGAAGGGAAAGCCAGCTGCGCGCGTGCTTTCCGCATCTCGAGGTGAATTCGCTGCGCGGAAATGTCGGCACGCGCCTCAAGAAACTCGATGAAGAGCGTTATGCCGCCATTATTCTTGCGGCAGCCGGGCTCAAGCGCCTCGGATTGGAAAGCCGCATAACCGCATTATTAAGTCCCGAGCAAAGCCTGCCGGCGCCGGGACAAGGCGCGCTGGGAATTGAATGCTTGGCCTCCCGCCGGGATCTGCTTGAGTTGCTGCGGCCCTTGAATCACCAGCAAACCGCGCTATGCGTCAGCGCCGAGCGCGCCATGAGCCGGGCGCTTTCCGGCAGTTGCCAGGTGCCGCTGGGCGGTTACGCCGAAATCCAAAATGATGAAATCTGGCTGCGCGGCTTTGTCGCGACCCCGGACGGCCGCCGCCTGATCCGCGCGGAAAAACGCGGAAAATGCGGGCAGCCGGAAGCGCTGGGCGAATCGCTGGCGCAGGAATTAAAAGCCAAAGGCGCGGCCCAAATCCTCGCCGAACTGGAAAGCGCATGA
- a CDS encoding LytTR family DNA-binding domain-containing protein, translated as MTDPMRIMIVDDEAPARNRLKELLADCAESFPHVVVADVANGREALDLISREPADLLLLDIRMPEMDGIEVARHLLKLEPIPAIIFTTAFDVYAIQAFEVNAVDYLLKPVRGERLLAALQKAQLGHPPKQAQLQQLARQPRTNLSVQERGKIILVPVADIIYLKAELKYVTIRTAAREYLLEEPLTSLEEEFAARFIRVHRSCLVAKDSITGFDKVTEEGNEPYWVVVLKGVEEKLPVSRRQQYLVKEFTR; from the coding sequence ATGACCGACCCCATGCGCATCATGATCGTGGACGACGAAGCGCCGGCGCGCAACCGCCTCAAAGAGCTGCTCGCCGATTGCGCGGAAAGCTTCCCCCATGTGGTGGTGGCGGACGTGGCGAATGGCCGCGAAGCGCTGGATTTGATTTCGCGCGAACCGGCAGACTTGTTGCTGCTCGACATCCGCATGCCGGAAATGGACGGCATCGAGGTCGCGCGCCATCTGTTAAAGCTGGAGCCGATACCCGCCATTATTTTCACCACCGCCTTCGATGTCTACGCGATTCAGGCGTTCGAAGTCAACGCGGTGGATTATCTGCTCAAGCCCGTGCGCGGCGAACGGCTGCTCGCCGCTTTGCAGAAAGCGCAACTGGGCCATCCGCCGAAGCAGGCACAGCTGCAGCAATTGGCAAGGCAGCCGCGCACCAACTTGAGCGTACAGGAGCGCGGCAAAATCATACTGGTTCCGGTTGCCGACATCATCTATCTCAAGGCCGAATTGAAATATGTGACGATACGCACCGCGGCGCGCGAGTATTTGCTGGAGGAACCGCTCACCAGCCTGGAAGAGGAATTCGCGGCACGCTTCATCCGCGTCCACCGCAGCTGCCTGGTGGCGAAGGACAGCATCACCGGATTTGACAAAGTAACCGAGGAAGGCAACGAGCCGTACTGGGTGGTGGTGCTGAAGGGGGTGGAAGAAAAACTGCCGGTGAGCCGCCGCCAGCAGTACCTCGTCAAGGAATTCACGCGCTAG
- a CDS encoding histidine kinase, with the protein MRSINQNSTPRTLPNFRNLGVLLRIVLVVNGACLIAAALKSASIAQTLQEFTGMVALAEPVLVVSLLMLMLANPWLGQLNYYLGAGLVLILESAITLSIYFLGISIYGAGDAGPWRYELFCVLLTAALLAYFDLRNRALSPALSEARLQALQARIRPHFLFNSINAVLSLIRSDAKRAEMALEDLADLYRVLMADSRELSTLRDEVDLCRGYLSLEKLRLGGRLQVEWHIDNMPEDAKIPALVLQPLLENAVYHGIEPRTEPGVISINIYLSNDQVHAVLRNPYRRDGGHRVGNKMAVQNIRERLSLHFDVEASFTATERSGSYEVHIVIPYLRAEK; encoded by the coding sequence ATGCGAAGTATAAATCAAAACTCCACCCCCCGTACCCTGCCGAATTTCCGCAACCTCGGCGTCCTGCTGCGCATTGTGCTGGTGGTAAACGGCGCGTGTCTGATTGCGGCGGCGCTTAAAAGCGCGTCCATCGCGCAAACCCTGCAGGAATTCACCGGCATGGTGGCGCTGGCCGAGCCGGTGCTGGTAGTGAGCCTGTTGATGCTGATGCTCGCCAATCCCTGGCTGGGTCAATTGAACTATTACCTCGGCGCCGGGCTGGTGCTGATTCTGGAATCGGCGATAACTCTCTCGATTTATTTTCTCGGCATCAGCATTTACGGCGCGGGTGACGCCGGCCCGTGGCGCTATGAGTTGTTCTGCGTCCTGTTGACGGCGGCCCTGCTTGCCTATTTCGATTTGCGCAACCGCGCGCTTTCGCCGGCGCTGTCCGAAGCGCGGCTGCAGGCGCTTCAAGCGCGCATCCGTCCGCATTTCCTGTTCAACAGCATCAACGCCGTGTTGAGCCTGATCCGCTCGGACGCGAAGCGCGCCGAGATGGCGCTGGAAGACCTTGCCGATTTATACCGGGTGCTGATGGCCGACAGCCGCGAACTTTCCACTTTGCGCGACGAAGTGGATTTGTGCCGGGGTTATTTGAGCCTGGAGAAATTGCGGCTGGGCGGTCGCCTGCAGGTGGAGTGGCACATTGATAACATGCCGGAAGATGCAAAAATACCGGCGCTGGTGTTGCAGCCGCTTTTGGAGAACGCCGTCTATCACGGCATCGAGCCGAGAACCGAGCCGGGCGTTATCAGCATCAATATTTATCTGAGCAATGACCAGGTGCATGCCGTGCTGCGCAACCCTTACCGGCGCGACGGCGGCCATCGCGTTGGCAACAAAATGGCAGTGCAGAACATTCGCGAGCGCTTGAGCCTGCATTTTGACGTGGAGGCGAGCTTCACCGCCACGGAGCGCAGCGGTTCCTACGAGGTGCACATCGTCATTCCCTATTTGCGTGCGGAAAAATGA
- the argH gene encoding argininosuccinate lyase: MPKKTKSAAKTRSGRFSEPVSKLTQRYTASVGFDRRLAPFDIEASLAHARMLNAAGILSGKDLAAIQRGMKQIHAEIDAGVFPWRLELEDVHMNIESRLTALSGEAGKRLHTARSRNDQVATDVRLYLRAAIDEISGLIKAAQKALLDLSEKHAATIMPGFTHLQVAQPVTFGHHLLAYFEMLKRDRERLADCRKRVNQLPLGAAALAGTSYPINRQRVAKDLGFDGVCQNSLDAVSDRDFAIEFTACAALIMTHLSRFAEELILWMSPGFGFAELADRFCTGSSIMPQKKNPDVPELMRGKTGRVNGHLVTLLTLMKAQPLAYNKDNQEDKEPLFDAVDTVTDSLRIFAEMLPAISVKRKAMRKAAAQGHATATDLADYLVKKGLPFRDAHEAVAKAVRYAVKRGCDLSALKLDELKQFSKLVGKDVYSVLTLEGSVNSRDHIGGTAPKQVKAAIQRARKQLS, from the coding sequence ATGCCCAAAAAAACCAAGAGCGCCGCAAAGACCCGGTCGGGAAGATTCAGCGAACCGGTAAGCAAGCTCACGCAACGCTATACCGCGTCGGTCGGGTTCGACCGGCGGCTTGCGCCTTTCGACATCGAGGCGTCGCTCGCGCACGCCCGCATGCTAAATGCCGCGGGCATTTTGAGCGGCAAGGATCTCGCCGCGATTCAACGCGGGATGAAGCAAATCCACGCCGAAATCGACGCGGGCGTCTTCCCCTGGCGGCTGGAACTGGAAGACGTGCACATGAATATCGAAAGCCGGTTGACCGCGCTGTCAGGCGAGGCGGGGAAGCGGCTGCATACCGCGCGCTCCAGGAATGACCAGGTGGCAACCGATGTGCGGCTTTATTTGCGGGCGGCGATTGATGAGATTTCGGGTCTCATCAAAGCCGCGCAGAAAGCGCTGCTCGACCTCTCCGAAAAGCACGCGGCGACCATCATGCCCGGCTTCACTCATTTGCAAGTCGCGCAGCCGGTGACCTTCGGCCATCATCTTCTGGCTTATTTCGAAATGTTGAAGCGCGACAGGGAGCGGCTTGCCGATTGCCGCAAGCGGGTAAATCAACTTCCGCTCGGCGCAGCGGCGCTCGCCGGCACCAGCTACCCGATTAACCGGCAGCGGGTGGCGAAAGATCTGGGGTTCGACGGCGTGTGCCAAAACTCGCTGGACGCGGTTTCCGATCGCGATTTCGCGATTGAGTTCACCGCCTGCGCAGCGCTCATTATGACGCATCTTTCGCGCTTTGCCGAAGAGCTGATTTTGTGGATGAGCCCCGGCTTCGGTTTTGCCGAGCTCGCCGATCGCTTTTGCACCGGCTCGTCCATCATGCCGCAGAAAAAAAATCCGGATGTGCCGGAACTCATGCGCGGCAAGACCGGCAGGGTCAACGGCCATCTGGTGACGCTGCTTACCTTAATGAAAGCACAGCCGCTCGCGTACAACAAGGACAACCAGGAAGACAAGGAACCGCTGTTCGACGCCGTGGACACGGTGACCGACAGCCTGCGGATTTTCGCCGAGATGCTTCCCGCAATCAGCGTCAAGCGCAAGGCGATGCGCAAGGCGGCAGCTCAAGGCCATGCCACAGCGACCGATCTTGCCGATTATCTGGTGAAAAAAGGCCTGCCGTTTCGGGATGCGCATGAAGCGGTGGCGAAAGCGGTGCGCTACGCAGTAAAACGCGGCTGCGATTTGAGCGCGCTGAAACTCGACGAGCTCAAGCAGTTTTCCAAGCTCGTCGGCAAAGATGTTTATTCCGTGCTGACGCTGGAAGGCTCGGTGAACAGCCGCGACCATATCGGCGGCACCGCGCCGAAACAGGTCAAGGCGGCGATCCAGCGCGCCAGAAAGCAACTCAGTTAG
- a CDS encoding DUF924 family protein — protein MHYDAIIDFWFNEIEAKCWWKKDSDFDRLIADRFLEIHNAATKCELYVWRDSPLGRLAEVIVLDQFSRNIYRGTPLSFAYDPLALALAQEAINAKTNQSLGPDQKAFLYMPFMHSESPVIHELALELFKEPGLESNLKFEIQHKAIIDRFGRYPHRNEILGRQSTEEEISFLKEAGSSF, from the coding sequence ATGCATTACGATGCAATTATTGATTTTTGGTTTAATGAGATAGAGGCAAAATGTTGGTGGAAAAAAGATAGTGATTTTGATCGATTGATAGCGGACAGGTTTCTGGAAATCCATAATGCGGCAACAAAATGCGAGTTATATGTCTGGAGAGACAGTCCTTTGGGAAGACTCGCAGAAGTTATCGTTTTGGACCAGTTTTCCCGCAATATATATCGCGGCACTCCTTTGTCGTTTGCATACGATCCGCTTGCACTAGCTTTGGCGCAGGAAGCGATAAATGCAAAAACGAATCAATCATTAGGCCCGGATCAAAAGGCATTTCTGTACATGCCCTTCATGCATAGCGAGTCCCCTGTAATCCATGAACTCGCCTTGGAACTATTCAAGGAACCCGGGTTGGAATCTAATTTAAAGTTCGAAATCCAGCACAAAGCCATCATTGATAGGTTTGGCCGTTATCCACATAGGAATGAAATTCTGGGCCGGCAATCTACCGAAGAGGAAATAAGTTTCCTAAAAGAGGCAGGGTCCTCTTTTTAA
- a CDS encoding zinc-dependent alcohol dehydrogenase family protein produces MKIKAAVLNQMGSKLPYAASRPLSVEDIELDPPGHDEVLVRIAAAGLCHSDLSVINGDRPRPTPMVLGHEAAGIVEELGAGVDDLKPGDHVVMVFVPSCGHCLPCAEGRPALCEPGAAANVAGSLLSGARRLRRGATLLNHHMGVSAFAQYATVSRRSLVKIDPDLPLDKAALFGCAVLTGVGAVLNTARVTPGSTVAVVGLGGVGLASVLGAILAGARRIVAVDLSEDKLTLAKSLGATDTFNAASPDCAEQVRAASAGGVEFAIELAGSVKALELAYKITRRGGTTVTAGLPPPTATFPLPAVNLVAEERTVKGSYIGTCVPMRDIPRYIALYQQGRLPVDRLLSGRLKLEDINLGFDRLAEGKAVRQVVVF; encoded by the coding sequence ATGAAAATTAAAGCCGCCGTGCTGAATCAGATGGGCTCTAAACTGCCCTATGCCGCGTCCAGGCCGCTCTCGGTGGAGGACATCGAACTCGATCCGCCCGGGCATGACGAGGTGCTGGTCAGAATCGCTGCCGCCGGTTTGTGCCATTCGGATCTGTCGGTCATCAACGGCGACCGGCCGCGGCCCACCCCCATGGTGCTCGGCCATGAAGCGGCCGGAATTGTCGAAGAGTTGGGCGCGGGCGTTGATGACCTCAAGCCGGGCGACCATGTGGTGATGGTGTTCGTGCCGAGCTGCGGCCATTGCCTGCCCTGCGCCGAAGGCCGGCCTGCGCTGTGCGAGCCCGGGGCGGCGGCCAATGTCGCGGGCTCGCTCCTCTCCGGCGCGCGGCGACTCAGGCGCGGCGCAACGCTACTTAATCACCACATGGGCGTTTCGGCGTTTGCACAGTACGCCACGGTATCGCGCCGCTCGCTCGTCAAGATAGACCCGGATCTGCCGCTCGACAAAGCGGCGCTGTTCGGCTGCGCCGTGTTAACCGGCGTCGGCGCGGTGCTGAACACGGCGCGCGTCACTCCGGGCTCGACAGTAGCGGTGGTCGGGCTGGGCGGAGTGGGGCTGGCTTCCGTTCTCGGCGCGATTCTGGCCGGCGCGCGCCGAATCGTCGCCGTCGATCTTTCCGAAGACAAGCTCACGCTCGCCAAGAGCCTGGGCGCGACCGATACTTTCAACGCCGCTTCACCGGACTGCGCCGAGCAAGTACGCGCGGCAAGCGCGGGCGGCGTGGAATTCGCGATCGAATTGGCCGGGTCGGTGAAAGCGCTGGAACTCGCCTACAAAATCACGCGGCGTGGCGGGACGACGGTCACCGCAGGCCTGCCGCCGCCCACGGCCACCTTCCCGCTGCCGGCGGTGAACTTGGTGGCCGAAGAGCGCACCGTGAAAGGCAGCTACATCGGCACCTGTGTTCCAATGCGCGACATCCCGCGCTACATCGCGCTGTACCAGCAAGGACGGCTGCCGGTTGACCGGCTGTTGAGCGGGCGGCTCAAACTCGAGGACATCAATTTAGGATTTGACCGCCTGGCCGAGGGAAAAGCTGTACGCCAGGTGGTGGTGTTCTAA
- the grxD gene encoding Grx4 family monothiol glutaredoxin, with translation MSAQELIKKQVTEHPVVLYMKGTPDFPQCGFSANMVRILRACSVQDFFSVNVLEDPAIRQGIKEFTNWPTIPQLYVNGEFVGGSDILAEMYQNGELQKLLK, from the coding sequence ATGAGCGCGCAGGAACTTATCAAAAAACAGGTCACCGAGCACCCCGTGGTGCTGTATATGAAAGGCACACCGGATTTCCCGCAATGCGGCTTTTCCGCCAACATGGTGCGGATACTCCGGGCCTGCAGCGTGCAGGATTTCTTTTCGGTCAACGTGTTGGAAGACCCGGCCATCCGCCAGGGCATCAAGGAATTCACCAACTGGCCGACTATCCCGCAGCTTTACGTGAACGGCGAATTCGTCGGCGGCTCGGATATCCTGGCCGAAATGTATCAGAACGGCGAGCTGCAGAAATTGCTTAAATAA